The DNA segment GTTTGAGCATTGCTGATGCTTACGTTGCGAACGTATTCGGGGCCCGACTGGTAAGTAATCGGCTCTCCTGCGGCACCGTATTTGAGCACATTCGAGATCGAGGATTCGGAAAGCGAACCACCAATCAGAATCGTGTGCCGAGCCCGACTGATGATATTGCTGATGAAAATATGATAGGTATCGCCCAGCGGCGTCACACCACCCCAAACGGGATTCGCATCCCCAATTTTGACGGCGGCCTTTGGATTACGCCCCGTCGATGTATCAATTAATCCATCCAGAATCACGTCGTAGATTTTCAGGCCCCTGGCGTTTAATAACCGCACAATGTGATGCCCGCCAGCGGTATGACCGCGAACATTTCGGATCGTAATATTTCGAATGTCGTCCAAACCGTTTCCACGATTGTTTGGTTTGCTGACCATCATGCTTTCCGCACTGCCGGCGACCTGTTTGTCATTCACGATATTGGTAAGCGCAATAAGGTCATCGCCGCTGTAGCCAGAGATATTTGAGATGTCGATATCATGGCAGCCTTGGCGAAGGTCCAGTCCATCCTGATTCAGGAAGACGACGCGTTTTCCGTTGACAAGATTGCTTTCGGTGGCTGCAAACTGAAGATCACGGACGACTCCGTGTGCACATCGTTCCAAGGAAATCGTCCAGCCGTGTGCGTTTTTGAGAAAAAGGTTTTCGATACGAAAGTGTTCGACGTAAGCCAGCAGGATCCCGATGTTCCGCCAATCGCCTGTTTGGCTTTCGCCGGCGACGCCAGCGTCGGTGCCGTAGGTGCGTTCTCCGAGGACTTTCGCACTATCGCCAGTGGAGCGTGGATTGTCTGCCCCTTCTAGTGTGACAAACCCTTTGCCGATGATGGTGACATTGTTTATTGGTTTGATGTCGGTGATCCCCATCCCGCAATTCGCACTGCGGATCATGTTGTCACGCGAACGATCGGACAATTTGATGTGGCAGTTTCGCAGTTCCAAATAGGTGTTTTCCCGAACCAAAATGGCTGAATCGAGAAGCCATACCGCTCGATCCCCCTCTGCCGAATGGTTGATGCGAGGAACGACTACCGGTTCGCCTGTTTTTGCCGCAGCAACGATCGCTTGATTAATACGCTCGGCGTCCGTCCCCTCAAAGTCATTCGGAGTAATTTCGGCCAAGGCCGAAACAGAGTATGTGGAAGCCACGACCAAAAGCAACATCGCAACCAAACGAGAGAAAGCAGATCCTGTTGTCGCACTAAAAGCTGAGAACACGCGAAAACTCCTAAGATGGCCTGAAAGGACCGTGAGAGGTGGGGAAAGATGCTGAACGGCCGGTTTGGCCTGCAGCAAGGTAGGCGAGTGACGGTCCTCCATAATACTCTCAGGAGAAACGAAGACACTCAGGAACGGATTCTACTCCGTTCGGCCTTGGACGTGTTCGGGGGACAGCAAATGGACCACTTTTTAATTCGACCATGCTCACGCGGATAGATGCCTAACCGACGGCAACCGATCGGCGGTTAACGCTGCCATGATCACTGCCCCCCACCTAAGTCGTCGCTTCGTTTTTACGTCTTCAGCAGCGACTTGATGATCCCTGTACTATCGGCGAATCGTTCCAGCGGAACGCCCATCATTTTGGCTTGCGTCAGCCATAGATTCGCCAACGGTGTCCCTTCAGGCATGTTGATATGCTGTCCCGATTGAACGTGCTGACCACCTCCGGCGACAATGATCGGAAGGTCGTTGTATTGGTGGGTCGATCCATCCCCTAGTCCCGATCCATACGTGAACAGCGTATTGTCCAACAGCGTGGTCCCACTGGACTCTTGGATTGAATCCATCTTCTTCAGTAGGTAGGCAAATTGCTCCATATGGAATTGATCTACCTTTAGCAGATCATCGATCATCTTGGTTTGGTTATGGGACATTTGGTGGTGACTGCGCGGTTTGTCGAACAGTCCCTCAAACAAGTAGGGTGTGTCCCACCGTTCAGGTCCGATCATAAAGGTCGCCACGTTCGTCAAACCGGTTTGCAAGGCGACAACCATCAAGTCCCCCATCAAGCGAATGTATTCACCACGGGGAAGGTAGTCCGCGCTCGGTTCATCGAAAGAGACCGATGCCAACTCCGTTTTCATCGCTTCCAGTCGGTCCATCTGATTTTCAATGGTTCGAATAGAATCGAAGTATTCGGTAAACTTTTGCCGGTCAACGTATCCAAGGTCCTTCTTCAACGACTTGGCATCCTCAAGGACCAAATCGGTTATGTCCCGGTACTGGTTAATCTCTTTGGTGGAAAAGAGCCGACGGTACATCTTTCGAGGGTCGCGGATCGACGGTGCCACATGCCCGGTTCCGTACCAGGAGATATTGTCGAAATAGATCGACTCTTTGTTATCGCGATGGCTGTTGCAACTGAACTCCAACGTCGGAAAAGCCGTTTTACCGGAAACATGATCGGCGACCAGATGATCAAGCGTACGATCCAGGGGCCATGCGGTCCCTTCGATGGTGTAGGGAACGGCGCTGCTTAGATAGCAGGATGCACATTGAGCGTGCACATCGGTCCCTTGCTGAAAAACGCGATCCATCCCGGTGATCAGATTAAGTTTGCTTTTCATCGCCTCCAACGGCTGCAATGTCGGAGTCAACTGATCAAGCGGCTTGGCGAAGAAGTTCGGGTCTTGCTTGCCGAGGGATTTCATCACATTGCCAAGGTTCCCTTTAGGGATCACGCTCTCGGCTTCGCCTGGAAAGAAACCACGTCGGACCACTCCGATAGGAACATAGTAGTGAGCCATTCGCAGCGGACGCCGGGCGGCCGGTTTTGCTGCGGCGATGCTATCCAGCCAAGGAAGCGACAATGCCGCCCCTCCCATTCCACGGAGGACGGTTCGACGCGAGGTGGTTTTCATGGCTGGGTTCCAGTCGATTGGACGGCAGGATGTGCAGGGGTGTATTTATGGCGAAACGGTTTGCTGAGCACAACTTGCTTCAACAGTGTTTGAATTTTGTAGTCATCCGCCGCACAATCGACCACGATTTGGTCGAGGGCAAAATGATCGACGGCATCCAGTTCCCTAGCCAACGCGAATGAGAGCAAGTGCCCTCCCAAAGCACGCGTGAACCGATCTTTTTCGGCCAGCATCGCATCTTTGAACTCGATCACATCCGAGAACTCGTGCTTTTGAAAAAGCTTGCCTGCCATGTCGACATCTCGCCCGTTCTCATACTGATCCCGCCAGACGCCAATGGGGTCATAATTTTCAAGAGCAAAGCCAAGAGGGTCGATCTGTTCGTGACAGCCTTTGCAGTCCGATCGTTGACGATGCATTGCCAATCGTTCACGGAGCGTCAGATTCTGTTCCGCCGCGGAGGGCGTGTCGTCCAGCGCCGGCACGTCGGCTGGCGGCGGATCGGGTGGGTTATTGAAAATCACCGACGCAATCCAGGCCCCACGGGTGATCGGCTGGGTTCTCTCAGGACCCGAAGTCATCGTCATCACCGCCGCATTGGTGATCACTCCTCCGTTGCGACGGTCTGTAACAGGAATTCTTCGAAACCGAAGTGCGGTAACCTCCCCGCCGCCGCCTGCCTTTTTCTTGGCCCCCGGTTGATAGGCTTCTGCAAGCAGCTTCGATCGATAGGTGAAATCAGAATCGATCAGCTGGGTGATCGGTTGGTTTTCGATAAGCACCGTCTCGAACACCAGCAGCGGTTCGATCATCATGTGCATGCTATCGCGATACTTGAGGTAGTAGAATTCAGGATATTTGTTCCGATTGGGGACGGATGAAATTATCCGTTCCAACTGAAGCCACTGTGTTGGGAAACTGTCGCAGAACCGTTTCAGTTTCGGATCCTTCAGCATCCGTTCAACTTGGCCAATTAGAACCTCCTGTTCTTTCAAACGCCCGTTCGAAGCAGCGTCTAACAAAATCTGATCGGGAAGGCTCCCCCATAGAAAGAAAGAGAGGCGCGAGGCGAGTTCAAAATCATCGACTTCTTCGGTTGCATCCGTTTGGCTGGAAGTTTCATAGAGGTACAGAAACCTCGGCGAAGCAAGCACCGCGGCAGCGACCGCCTTCATCGCATCCGGAAAGGGAACTTTGGATTCAATTTGGGCGATGGCGAAACCGACGTATCGCTCCCGGATTTCCTCGCTTACCGGACGCCTAAAAGCTTTGTACAGAAACCGATCCAGACGCCGCCGAACCTCGACGTGCAGTTCCTGTTCGACCGCTGGAGCCGCAAAGAAGTCTTTCCAGATGCCAACGTTCTTCGCGTGAAAGTCAGGGCTCTGTGTAATGGACTGGCCCAGTTGCAAAAAGGCTTCCATCAATAGCGGTGACAAGGAAAGGTGATCCCCCTGATTGTCAAATCCGTGTTCGGCTCGAAGATCTTGAGGAAACGCCGTGACCCCAGCAAGTCGAGGTTCAATCATCTGCGACTTACCCAGCGGTCGACTGCCGACCGCGACGACATCGGCCATCTTTCCCGATTTCGGTTTGAAATATCCGTTATGCCCGCGCATCATCCGTTCAGGCAAAGTAAAGACGACGCACTTCAGTTCAAATAGATCCGTTACCGCATTGTTATATTGGAAACGATTCATTCTCCGGATCGGTGTTTGCGAGAACCGCTGCTGCTTGGCGATCGAGGTGTGCAGGATCGAAGTCAGTTCGCCGATCAGCGTTTCCCGGAGTCCCGGTTCCAGAGGCGGTTCGTCCTGGGGCGGCATCTCTTTCAGATCGAGCGCATCCACTAGGCTTCGAACTAGTTCCGCCCGCTCCAAGAGGTCACCTCGATCCAGTGCCAACAGGTTCAGATCGGCTTCGCTCTCCTCTTCAGATCCGTGGCATTTCGCGCAATGTTGCTGAAACGCAGGAGCAATGATTTGAGCAAACGGGTCGTCATCGCTTGCCTCAAGCAGGGCAGGGAGTGCGAACAACGCCAACAGAGGAATCCCCACGCTTCGAACGATTAAGCGTGGAGAAAAGGTTTTAAGATCTAATGGTTGAACAAACCGCATCTCGATCCATTTCCTTTACCGCGACAAGAAAACGATCCTCGTGCCAGCGAATCGCGTTACTACAGTCTAGCAACGTCGACTTCCCAAATGCTTTCTCGGACCATTTTTCTTTCGCTTCGCCTGAGTCGGTGTTGCTGACATCCCTGCAGAGATTCACGAACAAAGATGCGTGAATAACAAGGTTTGAAGCTGGATCCCTTGGGCTCTCCGCCTGCAAAAGACTTTCGCAATGGCCAATCTGAAGAAGAAAATCCCGACAAAATTCGTTACGGTTCATGTAACGCTTGGGATCTGTCTGTGATCTATAGGTAGGAGGAATGTTTGTTGCGGTCCGCTACCCGAAATTCCAAGCAGGTGAAATTTGCTTAGGATCTTTGCTGGCGAAGATGCAGATGATCCCGGAATTCGGCACTACACGTTCTCATTCGGTGATGCATCTACTCCAGTAACACCGTTTCCCCTTCCGGATGTCAGACGCTGGTTTACAGAAGTCTTTCCGCATTGCCCGCCTGAATTGCGGACGTTGCCAAACCACCCAATTTCGATTCTTGAAACTTTAGTAACGACGCTTCAAGATCAAAGAAAGGAAAATACGAACCAAACAGAAGTCGCTGCAAGGGGACCGCTTGAACCCAATTTTCCAAAGCGCCAACGGTTTCGAAATGAGATATTTCGAAGTAGACGTTGCCGGCTTTCGCTAGATCGCTTGCCTGGCCCGATTTCACCGCGACGTAATTGTTCATAATGATCAACGGCAAACGCGGATATTTCTTCACGACCGCTTCTAAGGGTGCGGTATCGACGACCGGCACCTGCATCAGCGGATGTTGGACGCGGGTGTCCTCCATGGCAAGAACCAACTGGACATTCAAACCGCGATCCTGTGCCGCTTGAAACAGCTGGTTGCAATGGTCGGAATCCAACGTGTATCCGTGATAGTTTGGGTGGATTCGAATCGTCTGCATCCCGTGAACTTCATGGCATCGGCGAAGGTCCTCTTGCCAATCGGGGAGCATTGGGTTGACGGAACCGACCGGTACGAGCAGGCCTTTCCCATGTTCTTCACAGTCTGCGACCAATCGCGAATTCACCGCCGAAAGATCTTTGTGCAACAATCCATCAAAACTTCCTGCCCAAGCTTGATCGATACCGCGTTGACGCAATTTCCGCACCAGCGATTTGGGATCATCATGCGGCAAGCGTCGGAAAGGCCACCGTGACAGATAAACATTCACGTCGATAATCATTGCTGCATCCCTTTACGATCCATGATCGGTTTCAACATTCGGCGGAGGTTCTCCCCCAACACTAAGTTGCGATGTTCGTCCGAGATCTGAGCACCGTACACCTTCGCTAATTGGGAAGCAAAACTACGACCACCAATATCACTGCCATACAGAACGCGTTCAGGGCCGAGTTCACGAACGGCCATTTCGACAAAACCAGCCGCCGGGTCACTGCCTCCGATCCCGACGGAGACGTTTGGGAATTGACGAATGGAACGTATCCCTAACGTCCAATCACCTCCGGTGTGACCGCAAATCAGAGGGACATCAGGATGACGTGTGGCCAGCTGAGCGATATCGTCAGGCGTTGACTCACCCGGTAGGTTTCCGGTCACCTTGAAAAACGTGTGCTGGAAAACCAACGCGTTCAATTCACCGCAGCGACGAATCAACGGATCAATATCTTCATTGTCACATCTACCTCCGACCCACAACTTGACACCCAGCATCGGCCCGTCCTGGATGCAACGCTCGACTTCCGCAAGCGACTCTTCCGGATAGCTTGCATTCACATAGGCAAACCCAAGCAGCCGATCGGGCCATCGCTCAAGGACGGTTAGCACTTGATCATTCTGTCTGCGAAATTCGGCCGGCTCCGGAGTCTGCGAAAAGGGATATCCCATGAAGAAAATCAGCCGTTCAACATGCATCCGATCGGCGTACTCGAGCAGTTGTTCTGCCCGCTGTTCAGCTGTCTTGCCCGTCACTCCGGAAAGATGGCAGTGCAAATCCCAAATCGAATCGTTTTCAGGAATTCGAAAAGGAGTACGGTCGCGATCAGGCTGAGCGGCGTTTGCTGACACACCTGAAATCGTTGGCCGAACGATACCACTTGCGACACCGCCAGCGCCAATCGAAAGGAAGGCTCGTCTGTCAAAAGGTTTCATGAGCATTTTGTCTTTAACAGGACTATTTCCCTAGTGATAGCAGATAGCCGATCAGATCCGCCATTTCCGCTGGTGAGATAACTTCTTCCATTCCTTCAGGCATCAACGATTTTCCACTGGAGCGGAACTCTTCGATGTCGCCTCGCTCAATCGT comes from the Roseimaritima multifibrata genome and includes:
- a CDS encoding glycoside hydrolase family protein, whose amino-acid sequence is MFSAFSATTGSAFSRLVAMLLLVVASTYSVSALAEITPNDFEGTDAERINQAIVAAAKTGEPVVVPRINHSAEGDRAVWLLDSAILVRENTYLELRNCHIKLSDRSRDNMIRSANCGMGITDIKPINNVTIIGKGFVTLEGADNPRSTGDSAKVLGERTYGTDAGVAGESQTGDWRNIGILLAYVEHFRIENLFLKNAHGWTISLERCAHGVVRDLQFAATESNLVNGKRVVFLNQDGLDLRQGCHDIDISNISGYSGDDLIALTNIVNDKQVAGSAESMMVSKPNNRGNGLDDIRNITIRNVRGHTAGGHHIVRLLNARGLKIYDVILDGLIDTSTGRNPKAAVKIGDANPVWGGVTPLGDTYHIFISNIISRARHTILIGGSLSESSISNVLKYGAAGEPITYQSGPEYVRNVSISNAQTMKISSPAP
- a CDS encoding DUF1552 domain-containing protein — protein: MKTTSRRTVLRGMGGAALSLPWLDSIAAAKPAARRPLRMAHYYVPIGVVRRGFFPGEAESVIPKGNLGNVMKSLGKQDPNFFAKPLDQLTPTLQPLEAMKSKLNLITGMDRVFQQGTDVHAQCASCYLSSAVPYTIEGTAWPLDRTLDHLVADHVSGKTAFPTLEFSCNSHRDNKESIYFDNISWYGTGHVAPSIRDPRKMYRRLFSTKEINQYRDITDLVLEDAKSLKKDLGYVDRQKFTEYFDSIRTIENQMDRLEAMKTELASVSFDEPSADYLPRGEYIRLMGDLMVVALQTGLTNVATFMIGPERWDTPYLFEGLFDKPRSHHQMSHNQTKMIDDLLKVDQFHMEQFAYLLKKMDSIQESSGTTLLDNTLFTYGSGLGDGSTHQYNDLPIIVAGGGQHVQSGQHINMPEGTPLANLWLTQAKMMGVPLERFADSTGIIKSLLKT
- a CDS encoding DUF1592 domain-containing protein codes for the protein MRFVQPLDLKTFSPRLIVRSVGIPLLALFALPALLEASDDDPFAQIIAPAFQQHCAKCHGSEEESEADLNLLALDRGDLLERAELVRSLVDALDLKEMPPQDEPPLEPGLRETLIGELTSILHTSIAKQQRFSQTPIRRMNRFQYNNAVTDLFELKCVVFTLPERMMRGHNGYFKPKSGKMADVVAVGSRPLGKSQMIEPRLAGVTAFPQDLRAEHGFDNQGDHLSLSPLLMEAFLQLGQSITQSPDFHAKNVGIWKDFFAAPAVEQELHVEVRRRLDRFLYKAFRRPVSEEIRERYVGFAIAQIESKVPFPDAMKAVAAAVLASPRFLYLYETSSQTDATEEVDDFELASRLSFFLWGSLPDQILLDAASNGRLKEQEVLIGQVERMLKDPKLKRFCDSFPTQWLQLERIISSVPNRNKYPEFYYLKYRDSMHMMIEPLLVFETVLIENQPITQLIDSDFTYRSKLLAEAYQPGAKKKAGGGGEVTALRFRRIPVTDRRNGGVITNAAVMTMTSGPERTQPITRGAWIASVIFNNPPDPPPADVPALDDTPSAAEQNLTLRERLAMHRQRSDCKGCHEQIDPLGFALENYDPIGVWRDQYENGRDVDMAGKLFQKHEFSDVIEFKDAMLAEKDRFTRALGGHLLSFALARELDAVDHFALDQIVVDCAADDYKIQTLLKQVVLSKPFRHKYTPAHPAVQSTGTQP
- a CDS encoding amidohydrolase family protein, with product MIIDVNVYLSRWPFRRLPHDDPKSLVRKLRQRGIDQAWAGSFDGLLHKDLSAVNSRLVADCEEHGKGLLVPVGSVNPMLPDWQEDLRRCHEVHGMQTIRIHPNYHGYTLDSDHCNQLFQAAQDRGLNVQLVLAMEDTRVQHPLMQVPVVDTAPLEAVVKKYPRLPLIIMNNYVAVKSGQASDLAKAGNVYFEISHFETVGALENWVQAVPLQRLLFGSYFPFFDLEASLLKFQESKLGGLATSAIQAGNAERLL
- a CDS encoding amidohydrolase family protein — its product is MKPFDRRAFLSIGAGGVASGIVRPTISGVSANAAQPDRDRTPFRIPENDSIWDLHCHLSGVTGKTAEQRAEQLLEYADRMHVERLIFFMGYPFSQTPEPAEFRRQNDQVLTVLERWPDRLLGFAYVNASYPEESLAEVERCIQDGPMLGVKLWVGGRCDNEDIDPLIRRCGELNALVFQHTFFKVTGNLPGESTPDDIAQLATRHPDVPLICGHTGGDWTLGIRSIRQFPNVSVGIGGSDPAAGFVEMAVRELGPERVLYGSDIGGRSFASQLAKVYGAQISDEHRNLVLGENLRRMLKPIMDRKGMQQ